The Daucus carota subsp. sativus chromosome 7, DH1 v3.0, whole genome shotgun sequence genome window below encodes:
- the LOC108194760 gene encoding uncharacterized protein LOC108194760 isoform X1, with protein sequence MAEEFVKAVEDGVRLSKRVYFGKDRSVAPPKPMAAMDKSASHSLLPSAPMVYAVIPDPGVVDNPDIPSYQPHVHGRCDPPALIPLQMNAIAIEAQCLLDTAFVTVSGSWRVHCVMGTRTCHCRVAIPMGQQGSILGVEVEAPRKSYSTKLLTLNDKDVEEVPKIEDGGFLKPHIFTFTIPEIDGGSNISIKVRWSQKLLYQDGQYTLTIPYSFPEFVTPAGKKMPKKEKIQLTVNAGPGTQVSCKTISHPLKELKRQGGQQGFLYDADVLSWSTCDFVITYGVSVSPSGGVILQSPSMNDTDQREMFCLSLFPGNEQNRKVFRKEVLFLVDISESMRGKPLEDTKNALVAALLKLDKGDSFNVIAFNDEIHLFSSSLELATEKNLEKVTAWLSENLVAQGGTNMLLPMNQALKMISDTHNCTPFIFLITDGTVEDERHICDVIMNHLTDEKLTSPRLHTFGIGSFCNHYFLRMLATMGRGNYDAAYDEDSIEVRMKGFFNRAFSTIIENITIDGLENLDDLEMYPSCIPDLLSERPLIITGRYSGDFPGTVQVKGLLADMSKFSVDLQVQEVKEIPLDKILAIQQIELCTAQAWFSEDKALEEEIAKVSMQSSVISEYTCMILLEKDKGTKRKADSVEKGKGRKGTSHSSEKKEQKQVPTEPDCQKIAVLHNFKPGFGNLPATIEHIPPGSYVAKFQEPGEKFAKAASNCCGKCCGQCCCLCCIQMCSRVNDQCAIVFTQLCGALSCLGCSYCCDACCGSEG encoded by the exons ATGGCGGAGGAGTTTGTAAAAGCGGTGGAAGATGGAGTCAGGCTCTCCAAGCGCGTTTATTTCGGCAAAGACCGGTCTGTGGCGCCGCCCAAGCCTATGGCAGCCATGGACAAATCGGCTTCGCATTCGTTGCTGCCGTCGGCTCCTATGGTTTACGCCGTCATTCCTGATCCTGGCGTTGTTGATAATCCCGATATTCCGAGTTATCAGCCGCACGTGCATGGCAGGTGCGATCCTCCCGCGCTCATTCCGCTGCAGATGAACGCAATTGCTatcgaagcacaatgtcttcTCGATACGGCCTTTGTTACCGTCTCGGGGTCCTGGAGAGTTCATTGTGTTATGGGGACGCGGACTTGTCATTGTCGTGTGGCTATTCCCATGGGTCAGCAG GGTTCAATTCTAGGTGTTGAAGTTGAGGCGCCAAGAAAATCGTATTCTACTAAGCTGCTTACTTTGAATGACAAGGACGTCGAGGAAGTGCCCAAGATTGAAGATGGAGGCTTTCTCAAGCCCCATATTTTTACTTTTACAATACCAGAG ATAGACGGGGGTTCCAATATATCTATAAAAGTCAGATGGTCTCAGAAACTGTTGTATCAAGATGGCCAATATACGTTAACTATACCATATAGTTTTCCAGAGTTTGTCACGCCTGCTGGGAAAAAAATGcccaaaaaagagaaaatacaACTCACTGTGAACGCTGGTCCTGGTACTCAAGTTTCGTGCAAGACAATTAGCCATCCATTGAAG GAACTGAAACGGCAAGGGGGACAACAGGGCTTTTTATACGATGCAGATGTCCTCTCATGGTCAACGTGTGATTTCGTCATCACTTATGGT GTATCAGTTAGTCCTTCTGGTGGTGTAATCTTGCAATCACCATCAATGAATGACACAGACCAGAGGGAGATGTTTTGCCTCTCTCTTTTCCCAGGAAACGAACAGAATAGAAAG GTTTTTAGAAAGGAAGTGCTATTTCTGGTTGACATAAGCGAAAGCATGCGAGGGAAGCCTCTTGAGGATACAAAAAATGCTCTTGTTGCAGCACTCTTAAAGCTTGATAAAGGAGACTCGTTTAATGTCATAGCGTTTAATGATGAGATTCACCTGTTCTCATCATCTCTAGAATTGGCCACTGAGAAAAATCTTGAGAAAGTAACTGCATGGCTTAGTGAGAATTTAGTTGCTCAGGGTGGTACAAATATGTTGCTTCCCATGAATCAG GCTTTAAAGATGATCTCAGATACCCACAATTGCACTCCCTTCATCTTCCTCATTACTGATGGAACTGTCGAAGATGAGAGGCACATCTGTGATGTTATAATGAATCATTTAACAGATGAGAAATTAACAAGCCCTCGTCTTCACACTTTTGGAATAG GCTCCTTCTGTAACCACTATTTTCTGCGAATGCTTGCAACAATGGGCAGGGGAAATTATGACGCTGCTTATGATGAAG ATTCGATTGAAGTTCGTATGAAAGGTTTTTTTAACAGGGCTTTCTCCACCattattgaaaatatcaccaTCGATGGTTTAGAAAATCTTGATGATCTTGAG ATGTATCCTTCATGTATACCTGACCTTCTATCAGAACGTCCATTGATAATTACCGGAAGATACAGTGGAGATTTCCCGGGTACAGTTCAAGTTAAAGGCCTCCTTGCAGATATGAGCAAATTCTCAGTAGACTTACAAGTTCAAGAAGTGAAGGAGATTCCTCTTGACAAG ATACTTGCGATACAACAAATTGAATTGTGCACAGCTCAAGCATGGTTTTCAGAAGATAAAGCCCTAGAGGAAGAG ATAGCCAAGGTTAGCATGCAGAGCTCGGTGATTTCTGAGTACACCTGTATGATCTTACTTGAGAAAGACAAGGGTACGAAACGCAAGGCAGACTCGGTAGAGAAAGGCAAGGGAAGAAAAGGCACATCACACTCATCTGAAAAGAAAGAG CAAAAGCAGGTTCCAACTGAGCCTGATTGTCAAAAGATAGCAGTACTTCATAACTTTAAACCTGGTTTCGGAAACTTGCCAGCAACAATAGAACACATCCCTCCAGGATCTTATGTAGCCAAATTCCAAGAACCTGGAGAAAAGTTTGCAAAGGCTGCCTCAAACTGTTGCGGCAAGTGCTGTGGCCAGTGCTGCTGCTTGTGTTGCATTCAGATGTGTTCTCGGGTAAATGACCAATGCGCAATTGTGTTCACACAGCTTTGCGGTGCACTGTCTTGTCTAGGCTGTTCTTACTGCTGTGACGCATGCTGTGGCTCAGAAGGTTAG
- the LOC108194760 gene encoding uncharacterized protein LOC108194760 isoform X2, with protein sequence MSSRYGLCYRLGVLESSLCYGDADLSLSCGYSHGSAGVEVEAPRKSYSTKLLTLNDKDVEEVPKIEDGGFLKPHIFTFTIPEIDGGSNISIKVRWSQKLLYQDGQYTLTIPYSFPEFVTPAGKKMPKKEKIQLTVNAGPGTQVSCKTISHPLKELKRQGGQQGFLYDADVLSWSTCDFVITYGVSVSPSGGVILQSPSMNDTDQREMFCLSLFPGNEQNRKVFRKEVLFLVDISESMRGKPLEDTKNALVAALLKLDKGDSFNVIAFNDEIHLFSSSLELATEKNLEKVTAWLSENLVAQGGTNMLLPMNQALKMISDTHNCTPFIFLITDGTVEDERHICDVIMNHLTDEKLTSPRLHTFGIGSFCNHYFLRMLATMGRGNYDAAYDEDSIEVRMKGFFNRAFSTIIENITIDGLENLDDLEMYPSCIPDLLSERPLIITGRYSGDFPGTVQVKGLLADMSKFSVDLQVQEVKEIPLDKILAIQQIELCTAQAWFSEDKALEEEIAKVSMQSSVISEYTCMILLEKDKGTKRKADSVEKGKGRKGTSHSSEKKEQKQVPTEPDCQKIAVLHNFKPGFGNLPATIEHIPPGSYVAKFQEPGEKFAKAASNCCGKCCGQCCCLCCIQMCSRVNDQCAIVFTQLCGALSCLGCSYCCDACCGSEG encoded by the exons atgtcttcTCGATACGGCCTTTGTTACCGTCTCGGGGTCCTGGAGAGTTCATTGTGTTATGGGGACGCGGACTTGTCATTGTCGTGTGGCTATTCCCATGGGTCAGCAG GTGTTGAAGTTGAGGCGCCAAGAAAATCGTATTCTACTAAGCTGCTTACTTTGAATGACAAGGACGTCGAGGAAGTGCCCAAGATTGAAGATGGAGGCTTTCTCAAGCCCCATATTTTTACTTTTACAATACCAGAG ATAGACGGGGGTTCCAATATATCTATAAAAGTCAGATGGTCTCAGAAACTGTTGTATCAAGATGGCCAATATACGTTAACTATACCATATAGTTTTCCAGAGTTTGTCACGCCTGCTGGGAAAAAAATGcccaaaaaagagaaaatacaACTCACTGTGAACGCTGGTCCTGGTACTCAAGTTTCGTGCAAGACAATTAGCCATCCATTGAAG GAACTGAAACGGCAAGGGGGACAACAGGGCTTTTTATACGATGCAGATGTCCTCTCATGGTCAACGTGTGATTTCGTCATCACTTATGGT GTATCAGTTAGTCCTTCTGGTGGTGTAATCTTGCAATCACCATCAATGAATGACACAGACCAGAGGGAGATGTTTTGCCTCTCTCTTTTCCCAGGAAACGAACAGAATAGAAAG GTTTTTAGAAAGGAAGTGCTATTTCTGGTTGACATAAGCGAAAGCATGCGAGGGAAGCCTCTTGAGGATACAAAAAATGCTCTTGTTGCAGCACTCTTAAAGCTTGATAAAGGAGACTCGTTTAATGTCATAGCGTTTAATGATGAGATTCACCTGTTCTCATCATCTCTAGAATTGGCCACTGAGAAAAATCTTGAGAAAGTAACTGCATGGCTTAGTGAGAATTTAGTTGCTCAGGGTGGTACAAATATGTTGCTTCCCATGAATCAG GCTTTAAAGATGATCTCAGATACCCACAATTGCACTCCCTTCATCTTCCTCATTACTGATGGAACTGTCGAAGATGAGAGGCACATCTGTGATGTTATAATGAATCATTTAACAGATGAGAAATTAACAAGCCCTCGTCTTCACACTTTTGGAATAG GCTCCTTCTGTAACCACTATTTTCTGCGAATGCTTGCAACAATGGGCAGGGGAAATTATGACGCTGCTTATGATGAAG ATTCGATTGAAGTTCGTATGAAAGGTTTTTTTAACAGGGCTTTCTCCACCattattgaaaatatcaccaTCGATGGTTTAGAAAATCTTGATGATCTTGAG ATGTATCCTTCATGTATACCTGACCTTCTATCAGAACGTCCATTGATAATTACCGGAAGATACAGTGGAGATTTCCCGGGTACAGTTCAAGTTAAAGGCCTCCTTGCAGATATGAGCAAATTCTCAGTAGACTTACAAGTTCAAGAAGTGAAGGAGATTCCTCTTGACAAG ATACTTGCGATACAACAAATTGAATTGTGCACAGCTCAAGCATGGTTTTCAGAAGATAAAGCCCTAGAGGAAGAG ATAGCCAAGGTTAGCATGCAGAGCTCGGTGATTTCTGAGTACACCTGTATGATCTTACTTGAGAAAGACAAGGGTACGAAACGCAAGGCAGACTCGGTAGAGAAAGGCAAGGGAAGAAAAGGCACATCACACTCATCTGAAAAGAAAGAG CAAAAGCAGGTTCCAACTGAGCCTGATTGTCAAAAGATAGCAGTACTTCATAACTTTAAACCTGGTTTCGGAAACTTGCCAGCAACAATAGAACACATCCCTCCAGGATCTTATGTAGCCAAATTCCAAGAACCTGGAGAAAAGTTTGCAAAGGCTGCCTCAAACTGTTGCGGCAAGTGCTGTGGCCAGTGCTGCTGCTTGTGTTGCATTCAGATGTGTTCTCGGGTAAATGACCAATGCGCAATTGTGTTCACACAGCTTTGCGGTGCACTGTCTTGTCTAGGCTGTTCTTACTGCTGTGACGCATGCTGTGGCTCAGAAGGTTAG
- the LOC108196916 gene encoding snRNA-activating protein complex subunit isoform X2, which translates to MAEVGGDGSSELYHSIPRGGPLYLSDLVGSLTNPPSFRNHLLSQLQDLREELGQDFNDTGEEDDLSVDELKIVTEEELVDKAFDIAFKDEVTETVSEVSEKSLGERTDIGKISGSRDNAIAESSKSGTDGACLDETGLSDSNERLCDNSNKRQGRKKRQNNDKKKKRKRDDDQTIDKKRKKRQKKLTVEESYIAKVKELVRIKEKQLEDKAAVKLHSFNGRINDNATTSSEKPDRKTSLKSNNSTAKARISSIQEGQVLQPGKEVILCVEVYHNKRTWQKTQEFLVLGRQLLTELRDKIYCLTDQLMERAGQHDTSGYFLIENVFCNDLRDTSAIDYSKPILDWLKDSKKEALEKWEYILSGRLQPRQKALVNNKKKEILPGFKAVRMQETQFCELNFRLGAGYLYCHQGDCKHTIVIRDMRLIHPEDIQDRFAYPVVTFQIKPRIRKCSVCQIFRAKLVTVDDKWAEENSCYFCDTCYYMLHYANESLLYPDFSVYDYHHDQI; encoded by the exons ATGGCGGAGGTGGGCGGTGATGGTAGCAGTGAGTTGTACCATTCAATTCCACGCGGTGGGCCCCTCTATCTCTCTGATCTCGTCGGCTCTCTCACTAACCCTCCATCCTTCAGAAATCACCTTCTCTCTCAACTCCAG GATCTTCGGGAAGAGTTAGGTCAAGATTTCAATGATACTGGTGAAGAAGATGATTTATC GGTGGATGAGCTTAAGATAGTTACAGAAGAAGAGTTAGTAGATAAGGCATTTGACATCGCATTCAAA GATGAAGTAACTGAAACAGTTTCAGAAGTGTCAGAGAAGAGTTTGGGCGAAAG AACCGATATTGGCAAAATATCAGGGTCACGAGACAATGCTATTGCAGAAAGCTCGAAAAGTGGAACTGATGGTGCATGTTTAGATGAAACTGGCTTAAGTGACTCTAATGAGAGATTGTGCGACAACTCAAACAAGAGACAGGGAAGGAAAAAGAGACAAAACAATgataagaagaaaaagagaaagaggGATGACGATCAGACCATAGATAAGAAGAGGAAAaagagacaaaaaaaattaactgtTGAG GAAAGCTATATCGCAAAGGTGAAAGAACTTGTAAGAATCAAGGAGAAACAACTTGAAGACAAAGCAGCTGTAAAGCTGCATTCTTTCAA TGGTAGGATTAACGACAATGCAACGACTTCTTCAGAGAAACCTGACAGAAAGACATCTCTTAAAAGTAACAATTCCACAGCAAAG GCAAGGATATCAAGTATTCAAGAAGGGCAAGTACTCCAGCCAGGAAAAGAAGTTATTCTCTGTGTGGAGGTTTACCATAACAAAAGGACTTGGCAAAAG ACTCAAGAGTTTTTAGTTCTGGGGCGGCAGCTTTTGACCGAGTTGAGGGATAAGATATATTGCTTGACAGATCAGCTCATGGAAAGAGCAGGGCAGCATGACACTTCTGGATATTTCCTTATTGAA AATGTCTTTTGCAACGATCTGAGAGATACCTCTGCAATAGACTATAGCAAACCTATTCTGGACTGGCTTAAAGACTCAAAGAAGGAAGCACTTGAAAaatgggaatatattttatctGGAAGATTACAGCCAAGGCAGAAGGCCCttgtaaataataaaaagaaagaaattttGCCTGGGTTTAAAGCTGTCCGGATGCAAGAGACGCAATTTTGTGAATTAAACTTCCGACTCGGGGCTGGATATCTATATTGTCATCAG GGTGACTGCAAGCACACTATTGTTATCAGAGATATGAGGCTGATCCATCCCGAAGACATACAAGATCGATTTGCTTATCCAGTTGTAACATTTCAAATTAAACCACGGATCCGAAAGTGTTCTGTATGCCAGATATTTAGAGCCAAATTGGTGACAGTGGACGACAAATGGGCTGAAGAGAATTCTTGCTATTTCTGTGATACTTGCTATTACATGCTTCACTATGCCAACGAGTCCTTGCTGTATCCAGACTTCTCTGTATATGATTATCATCATGATCAAATTTGA
- the LOC108196916 gene encoding snRNA-activating protein complex subunit isoform X1 → MAEVGGDGSSELYHSIPRGGPLYLSDLVGSLTNPPSFRNHLLSQLQDLREELGQDFNDTGEEDDLSVDELKIVTEEELVDKAFDIAFKDEVTETVSEVSEKSLGESRTDIGKISGSRDNAIAESSKSGTDGACLDETGLSDSNERLCDNSNKRQGRKKRQNNDKKKKRKRDDDQTIDKKRKKRQKKLTVEESYIAKVKELVRIKEKQLEDKAAVKLHSFNGRINDNATTSSEKPDRKTSLKSNNSTAKARISSIQEGQVLQPGKEVILCVEVYHNKRTWQKTQEFLVLGRQLLTELRDKIYCLTDQLMERAGQHDTSGYFLIENVFCNDLRDTSAIDYSKPILDWLKDSKKEALEKWEYILSGRLQPRQKALVNNKKKEILPGFKAVRMQETQFCELNFRLGAGYLYCHQGDCKHTIVIRDMRLIHPEDIQDRFAYPVVTFQIKPRIRKCSVCQIFRAKLVTVDDKWAEENSCYFCDTCYYMLHYANESLLYPDFSVYDYHHDQI, encoded by the exons ATGGCGGAGGTGGGCGGTGATGGTAGCAGTGAGTTGTACCATTCAATTCCACGCGGTGGGCCCCTCTATCTCTCTGATCTCGTCGGCTCTCTCACTAACCCTCCATCCTTCAGAAATCACCTTCTCTCTCAACTCCAG GATCTTCGGGAAGAGTTAGGTCAAGATTTCAATGATACTGGTGAAGAAGATGATTTATC GGTGGATGAGCTTAAGATAGTTACAGAAGAAGAGTTAGTAGATAAGGCATTTGACATCGCATTCAAA GATGAAGTAACTGAAACAGTTTCAGAAGTGTCAGAGAAGAGTTTGGGCGAAAG CAGAACCGATATTGGCAAAATATCAGGGTCACGAGACAATGCTATTGCAGAAAGCTCGAAAAGTGGAACTGATGGTGCATGTTTAGATGAAACTGGCTTAAGTGACTCTAATGAGAGATTGTGCGACAACTCAAACAAGAGACAGGGAAGGAAAAAGAGACAAAACAATgataagaagaaaaagagaaagaggGATGACGATCAGACCATAGATAAGAAGAGGAAAaagagacaaaaaaaattaactgtTGAG GAAAGCTATATCGCAAAGGTGAAAGAACTTGTAAGAATCAAGGAGAAACAACTTGAAGACAAAGCAGCTGTAAAGCTGCATTCTTTCAA TGGTAGGATTAACGACAATGCAACGACTTCTTCAGAGAAACCTGACAGAAAGACATCTCTTAAAAGTAACAATTCCACAGCAAAG GCAAGGATATCAAGTATTCAAGAAGGGCAAGTACTCCAGCCAGGAAAAGAAGTTATTCTCTGTGTGGAGGTTTACCATAACAAAAGGACTTGGCAAAAG ACTCAAGAGTTTTTAGTTCTGGGGCGGCAGCTTTTGACCGAGTTGAGGGATAAGATATATTGCTTGACAGATCAGCTCATGGAAAGAGCAGGGCAGCATGACACTTCTGGATATTTCCTTATTGAA AATGTCTTTTGCAACGATCTGAGAGATACCTCTGCAATAGACTATAGCAAACCTATTCTGGACTGGCTTAAAGACTCAAAGAAGGAAGCACTTGAAAaatgggaatatattttatctGGAAGATTACAGCCAAGGCAGAAGGCCCttgtaaataataaaaagaaagaaattttGCCTGGGTTTAAAGCTGTCCGGATGCAAGAGACGCAATTTTGTGAATTAAACTTCCGACTCGGGGCTGGATATCTATATTGTCATCAG GGTGACTGCAAGCACACTATTGTTATCAGAGATATGAGGCTGATCCATCCCGAAGACATACAAGATCGATTTGCTTATCCAGTTGTAACATTTCAAATTAAACCACGGATCCGAAAGTGTTCTGTATGCCAGATATTTAGAGCCAAATTGGTGACAGTGGACGACAAATGGGCTGAAGAGAATTCTTGCTATTTCTGTGATACTTGCTATTACATGCTTCACTATGCCAACGAGTCCTTGCTGTATCCAGACTTCTCTGTATATGATTATCATCATGATCAAATTTGA
- the LOC108193984 gene encoding vesicle-associated protein 1-3, producing MSTGELLSVHPSELKFPFELTKQSSCTVQLTNKTNDYVAFKVKTTNPKKYCVRPVSGIISPGSSSCFIVTMQASEKAPPSMQCKDKFLLQSVIAPNGATNKDTSPELFSKADGKVVEEFRLRVVYILANPPSPVPEGSEEDSSPMANHVEGGNQNATLFDGLTGSLEELKEKPASAEVWSMVSRLTDEKASAIEQNQELNQELELLQKETGKSNIGGSYILLVVLIGLLGFLVSYLINSH from the exons ATGAGCACAGGCGAGTTGCTCAGCGTTCATCCTTCTGAGCTCAAATTCCCAT TTGAATTGACGAAGCAGAGTTCTTGTACTGTGCAATTGACCAACAAGACTAATGATTATGTTGCTTTTAAG GTTAAGACAACAAACCCTAAGAAGTATTGTGTCCGTCCCGTTAGTGGTATCATTTCGCCAGGGTCATCTTCCTGCTTTATAG TCACAATGCAAGCCTCGGAAAAGGCACCACCAAGTATGCAGTGCAAGGACAAGTTTCTCCTCCAAAGTGTTATTGCGCCTAATGGTGCCACTAATAAAGATACAAGCCCAGAACTG TTTAGTAAGGCAGATGGGAAGGTTGTTGAGGAGTTTAGATTGAGAGTTGTGTATATTCTTGCTAATCCACCATCACCTGTTCCTGAAGGATCAGAAGAAGATTCTTCACCCATGGCAAATCATGTCGAGGGTGGAAATCAAAATGCTACTTTGTTTGATGGG TTGACAGGCTCTCTAGAAGAACTGAAAGAGAAGCCTGCATCTGCAGAG GTATGGTCCATGGTTTCCAGGCTGACTGATGAAAAAGCTTCTGCTATTGAACAAAATCAGGAGCTTAATCAGGAGTTG GAACTGCTGCAGAAAGAAACGGGCAAAAGTAATATTGGGGGATCATACATTCTATTGGTGGTGCTGATCGGTTTGCTAGGGTTTCTTGTGAGCTACCTCATTAATTCACATTAG
- the LOC108193985 gene encoding uncharacterized protein LOC108193985 has product MGIITRSFTFMMGTACGVYIAQNYDVPDIKKLFVTNFEKLKRTEEIHRKPNKEKDDL; this is encoded by the coding sequence ATGGGAATAATTACGAGAAGCTTTACCTTCATGATGGGGACAGCGTGTGGAGTGTATATAGCTCAGAATTACGATGTTCCTGATATCAAGAAACTCTTTGTTACCAATTTTGAGAAGCTCAAGCGTACTGAAGAGATTCATCGCAAACCAAACAAGGAAAAAGATGATCTTTGA
- the LOC108196873 gene encoding uncharacterized protein LOC108196873 codes for MYRSAAKRLLRLAAGHHTPGSEIIGRSRALGPAIFKWPSPGLCTSAEPPRATENPNIPIAKSNGSRSQQPRAQYQDEQARVLNASLRHVPRLGWTEAAMVAGARDVGVSPSIVGAFPRKEAALVEHFMDECLQKLMDIIDLNEELNNLIPSDRIAKLVRNRLELQAPYISKWPQALSIQAQPVNVPNSFKQRAMLVDEIWHAAGDEANDIDWYVKRTILGGIYSTTEIYMLTDSSPDFRDTWAFLNGRVRDAFDFKKSVQEAQYLAEAIGAGMGNSVQGFMNSVFKK; via the exons atgtatcgATCGGCAGCGAAGCGATTGCTCCGACTAGCGGCGGGACACCATACCCCCGGTAGCGAGATTATCGGAAGAAGTCGAGCCCTAGGTCCGGCAATATTTAAATGGCCTTCTCCCGGCCTGTGCACTAGCGCTGAGCCACCTCGGGCGACTGAAAACCCTAACATTCCAATCGCTAAAAGTAATGGTAGCAGATCGCAACAGCCTAGGGCGCAGTACCAGGACGAACAAGCTCGCGTTCTCAACGCCTCTCTTCGTCACGTG CCCAGGTTGGGATGGACAGAAGCTGCAATGGTTGCAGGTGCAAGGGATGTTGGCGTGTCTCCTTCTATTGTTGGAGCTTTTCCTCGGAAAGAAGCTGCACTTGTTGAG CATTTTATGGACGAGTGTTTGCAAAAGCTTATGGACATAATAGACTTGAATGAAGAGTTAAACAACTTGATACCTAGTGACCGCATCGCAAAGCTTGTCAGAAATCGCTTGGAGTTGCAGGCTCCATATATATCAAAATGGCCTCAAGCCCTCAGCATCCAG GCACAACCAGTTAATGTCCCTAATAGTTTTAAGCAACGGGCAATGCTGGTTGATGAGATCTGGCATGCTGCTGGTGATGAAGCCAATGATATTGACTGGTATGTGAAACGTACCATTCTTGGTGGGATATACTCAACAACTGAGATATACATGCTGACTGATAGCTCTCCAG ATTTCCGTGATACATGGgccttcttgaatggaagaGTTAGAGATGCTTTTGATTTCAAAAAGTCTGTCCAGGag GCACAGTATTTGGCTGAAGCAATTGGTGCAGGTATGGGAAattctgtacaaggttttatGAACTCAGTCTTCAAGAAATGA